DNA sequence from the Ferroacidibacillus organovorans genome:
TTGCCGCGAGTATCTCAGATTTTGTACCAGAAGATTATATTGATCGCAAGGAAGCGCGCAGAATGGACCGCTTTGTGCAGTTTGCAGTGGCTGCGGCGAAAATGGCGATGGACCAAGCGGGTCTCGTGATTACAGAGGAAGTGGCGCCGCGCGTTGGGGTTTATATCGGTTCAGGCATTGGCGGCCTTGCAACGCTTGAAGACCAACATCGGACGCTTCTGGAACGCGGACCAAAACGGGTGAGTCCTTTTT
Encoded proteins:
- a CDS encoding beta-ketoacyl synthase N-terminal-like domain-containing protein codes for the protein MRRVVVTGMGAVTPVGIGIPSFWESLKTGKSGVRRIEAFDVTDFSTKIAASISDFVPEDYIDRKEARRMDRFVQFAVAAAKMAMDQAGLVITEEVAPRVGVYIGSGIGGLATLEDQHRTLLERGPKRVSPF